The genomic window AAATGAAAAAACTGGTCATAATTCCAACTTATAACGAAAAGGAAAATATTGAAAATATTATTTCCGCGGTTTTTGCATTGGAAGACGACTTTCATATTTTGGTTGTGGATGATTCATCTCCCGATGGAACGGCTGAAATTGTAAAAGATTTGCAGAAGAAATTCCCGCATTATCTGCACTTATCAATCAGGAAAGTGAAAGATGGTTTAGGAAAGGCCTACATTCATGGATTTAAATGGGCAATCGAGAATAAATATGATTATATTTTCGAAATGGATGCCGATTTTTCTCACAATCCGAATGATTTACCCAAACTTTTTGAAGCTTGTTTACATGCAGACATGGCCATCGGTTCCCGATATTCAAAAGGAGTGAATGTGGTGAACTGGCCCATGGGAAGAGTACTGCTGTCATATTTTGCGTCAAAATATGTGAGATTCGTGTTGGGACTCCCTATTCATGATACAACAGCCGGTTTTGTTTGCTTTTCAAGAAAAGTGTTGGAAGAAATAGGATTGGATAATGTAAAATTAAAAGGTTACGGATTTCAGATAGAAATGAAATTCCGAACATTTAAGAAAGGCTTCAAAATTGTGGAAGTTCCTATTATTTTTACCAACAGAATTTTAGGAGAGAGCAAAATGAATGGAGGCATTATTCACGAAGCTGTTTTTGGCGTTTTAAATTTAAAATGGAAATCAATTATCAACAGATTATGAAAAAACTGATCTTCATTTTTGCTTTATTGGGACTGTTTTCTTGTGGAGATTATATCGACAAGCCTAAAAATCTTATCCCAAAAGATCAGATGGCAGAGATTCTTGCAGATCTGGCGATTAATGATCAGGCAACCTATGTATATCCTAATACAAACCTGGAAGCAGGTACAAGATATGTTCTTAAAGCTCATCATGTGAAATCTGAAGATTTTGTGGAAAGCTTCAAGTATTATGTGGTGAAACAAAAAATGCAGGGAATTACTGAAGATGCTCAGGATATTTTATTGAAAAAAGATCCGAAAGCAGATAAATACGTACAAGATAAATTGAAGAAAAACGGAATGCCTCAGAATGTTCCGGCTTTATCAAGATAATTAAAGATGCAAAAGTTTTTTAATATAGAAAAAACCTCTGAAGGGAAGGCGAGAGCGGGTGAAATTACCACAGATCACGGTAAAATTCAGACGCCTATTTTTATGCCGGTAGGAACTGTAGCGAGTGTAAAGACAGTTCACCAGAGAGAATTAAAAGAAGATATAAAAGCTCAGATTATTCTGGGGAATACCTATCACCTTTACCTTCGTCCGGGAATGGAAACGATGGAGGCTGCAGGTGGTTTGCATAAATTCATGAATTGGGACCTTCCTATTTTGACGGATTCCGGAGGTTTTCAGGTGTTTTCATTGGCAAGCAGCAGAAAAATGTCTGAGGAAGGCGCAAGATTCAAATCTCATATCGACGGAAGCTATCATATGTTTTCTCCGGAAAAGTCAATGGAGATCCAAAGACAGATCGGAGCTGATATTTTCATGGCTTTCGACGAATGTGTGGCATATCCCTGCGAATATAATCAGGCAAAAACATCAATGGAGCTTACTCACCGTTGGTTAAAAAGATGTATTGAATGGACTGAAAATAATCCAGAGTTATACGGTCATAAGCAAAGGCTTTTCCCGATTGTACAAGGGTCTACGTTTTCAGATTTAAGAAAGATTTCAGCAGAGGTAATTGCCGAAGCGGGAGCGGAAGGGAATGCAATCGGAGGACTTTCCGTAGGAGAACCTGAAGAAGAGATGTATAGGATTACCGATGAGGTTACGGATATTCTTCCAAAAGAAAAACCGAGATATCTGATGGGAGTTGGAACTCCGTGGAATATTCTGGAATCTATTGGGTTGGGAATTGATATGATGGATTGTGTAATGCCTACCAGAAATGCCAGAAATGCAATGCTTTTCACCTGGAAAGGAGTGATGAATATGAAAAATGAAAAGTGGAAAAAAGATTTTTCTCCTTTAGACGAGTTTGGAACAAGTTTCGTAGACAGAGAATATTCAAAGGCATATGTGAGACATTTGTTTGTTTCCAAAGAATATTTGGCAAAACAAATCGCTTCAATTCATAACCTGGCATTTTATTTAGATTTGGTAAAAGTCGCAAGAGAGCATATTATGGCAGGAGATTTCTATCAATGGAAAAATTCTGTAGTTCCGGTTCTTAGACAAAGATTATAAAGAGGTATGATTACAATTATAGATAAATATATCATAAAAAAATATCTTGGGACATTTAGTTTCATGCTGGTATTGTTGTCTATAGTTGTATTAGTGATCGATGTTCAGCAGAAAATTCCGAGAATACAGAGTGCAACAGAATTTGATCCTAAATTAAATCTTAGCTACTTTCTAGTACATTTCTATCCGTTCTGGATCATTAACCTGGTAATGACATTTTTGTCTATTCTGGTATTTATTTCTGTGATTTACTTTACCTCAAGAATGGCAAATAATACGGAGATTGTTGCCGTTATCAGTAGTGGTGCAAGCTTTCACCGTTTTGCTAAACCTTATTTGCTGACCTCTCTTCTTATTGCCGGGATTTCCCTTGTGGTAAATCATTTTGTTTTACCTTGGGCGAATATTAAGAAAAACGAGCTCGAAGCCTATACTTACAATGCCAGAAATAAAGAAAAAGTATTGGGGACTGCTCCCGCTTCAGCGCAATTAAGTCGTACGGAATACATTTTTGTTAATTCCTGGAATAAAAGAGAACAAAGAGGTTCAGGATTCATTTTTCAGAAGTTCGATAAGGACAGAAAAATGATTTATGAGCTAAAAGCCTCGGATGTATATTGGGATAAAGATAAAAAACAGTTTGTCCTGAATAATTATCTTGAAAAAAATGTAAATAAAGATAACACTGAAAAACTGGGTAACGGAACTGAACTCAGAAAGAGCTATGGACACAGTCCGGAAGAGCTTTTTCCGAATGAGCTTTTGGGGCAGAATAAAACCACTCCGGAACTGATAAGGTTTATCAACAGAGAAAAAGAAAAAGGGAACAGTAATTTAAATACCCATTTGAATGAGCTGTATCAAAGAACTTCAATGCCTCTATCTATTATCATTCTTACGTTTTTGGCGCTGTCACTATCCTCCCAGAAAAAGAGGGGTGGCTTAGGAATTAACCTTGCCGTGGGGATTTCTTTAGCCTTTGTTTTTGTTTTCTCCTTTGAGGCTTTAAAAGTGGTTTCTGAAAATAAGAGTATGTCACCGGCTTTGGCAATGTGGTTTCCAAATATTGTCTTCTTTCCTCTTGCAGCTTATTTGTATCTGAAAAGAGCCAATCAGTAATCAGTAAAGAAGTTTTATTTCTTTATGATAAAAAGACTGTAAACCATCTTCCAGCTCAATCCAGAGTTCCCCTTTTTCGTCGGCTCGTCTTATGATGCCATTTTGTCTCTTTTCATCGAGTTCAAAAACAGAAATTTCGTCTTTTCTGAATAGATAAGCATTAAAAGAATCCATAATTTCCCGTTCGGAAGGGATGGTTTGGAGCTTTTCCACAAGAAAATCATGTAAGCTTAAAGTAAACTGATTGATATCAAAATGCTTTCCTGTTTGCGTGAAAAGAGATCCTGCGTTAGATATTTCATCAAATTTCTCCTGTAAAATATTGAAGCCGGCTCCAATGATGAAATAAGTATTTTGATTAATTTTTTTCTTTTCGATTAAAATTCCGACGATTTTTTTATTTTTAAGGATAATATCGTTTGGCCATTTTATTTTTGCTTCGTTTTCAGTCAAATTGGCAAGAAAATCCCGTATAATAATTGCGGTATAATAATTGAACATAAAATCAGAAACCAAAATGTTTTGAGTTTTTACCGCTAATGTATATGCTAAATTTTTTCCTGCAGTTGCAGCCCATGTATTTCCGTACTGTCCGCGACCCTGGGTTTGATGGAAGGTGTGCAGCGAAATAAAATCTGAATCATCATAAAGTAAAAACTTTGATATTTCGTCATTAGTAGAAGAGCATTCCTTTAGGTAGAATAGTTGGCTCATTTAAGAAAACTTTAAGACATTAAGGGGTTAAAAGTAAGGCTAAAGTAAAAGAAAAACAATAAATTTGCAGATTATAGTATTTTTTAATGAGTAAAACAGCAGAAAAACAGGCGCTAATAGATAAAATTGTAGAGGCTATCCAAGATGTAAAAGGTGAAGATATTATGATTTTTGATCTTTCAAACATCGAAAACTCTGTAGCAGAAACTTTTATAATCTGTAGCGGAAATTCAAACACACAAGTATCTGCATTGGCAGGAAGTGTTGAGAAAAAAGTAAGAAACGATCTTAAAGACAGACCTTGGCATGTAGAAGGTACAGAAAATTCTATGTGGGTTTTGGTAGACTATGTAACAGTAGTCGTTCATATTTTCCAAAAAGAAGTACGTGAATATTACGATATTGAGGAACTTTGGGGAGATGCCAAAATCACAAAAATTGAGAATGAATTTTAAATTTTAAAAAGTATAAATGAACAATAAGGGATTTAACTGGTTTTTTCCAATAATGATCATTGCTCTTTTGCTATTTGTTGGCTCCAATTTTTTAGGAGACGACGGTGCAAAATCTATTGATGAAGATGGTTTCTTCAGAGAAATGCAGGCAGGAAAAGTTCAGAACATTATAATTTATAAAGATACTGAGAAAGCGGATGTATTCCTTACTAAGGCTGCAAAATCGGCTATGATGGATAAAGCAAAAGGAAACGATCCTCTTGCCGCATTTTCAGTATCTCCAAAAGCAGATTTTACTGTTAAATATGGAGATCTTCAGCTTTTTCTTCAAAAATTTGATAAAGTAAAAGCAACCAATCCTGCTATAGCAACCACAAAAGATTACGGAACCGGAAAAAATCCTATGATGGAGATTCTGATTCAGGCACTAATCTGGATTACTATTTTGGG from Chryseobacterium camelliae includes these protein-coding regions:
- a CDS encoding polyprenol monophosphomannose synthase, with the protein product MKKLVIIPTYNEKENIENIISAVFALEDDFHILVVDDSSPDGTAEIVKDLQKKFPHYLHLSIRKVKDGLGKAYIHGFKWAIENKYDYIFEMDADFSHNPNDLPKLFEACLHADMAIGSRYSKGVNVVNWPMGRVLLSYFASKYVRFVLGLPIHDTTAGFVCFSRKVLEEIGLDNVKLKGYGFQIEMKFRTFKKGFKIVEVPIIFTNRILGESKMNGGIIHEAVFGVLNLKWKSIINRL
- a CDS encoding DUF4296 domain-containing protein: MKKLIFIFALLGLFSCGDYIDKPKNLIPKDQMAEILADLAINDQATYVYPNTNLEAGTRYVLKAHHVKSEDFVESFKYYVVKQKMQGITEDAQDILLKKDPKADKYVQDKLKKNGMPQNVPALSR
- the tgt gene encoding tRNA guanosine(34) transglycosylase Tgt; the protein is MQKFFNIEKTSEGKARAGEITTDHGKIQTPIFMPVGTVASVKTVHQRELKEDIKAQIILGNTYHLYLRPGMETMEAAGGLHKFMNWDLPILTDSGGFQVFSLASSRKMSEEGARFKSHIDGSYHMFSPEKSMEIQRQIGADIFMAFDECVAYPCEYNQAKTSMELTHRWLKRCIEWTENNPELYGHKQRLFPIVQGSTFSDLRKISAEVIAEAGAEGNAIGGLSVGEPEEEMYRITDEVTDILPKEKPRYLMGVGTPWNILESIGLGIDMMDCVMPTRNARNAMLFTWKGVMNMKNEKWKKDFSPLDEFGTSFVDREYSKAYVRHLFVSKEYLAKQIASIHNLAFYLDLVKVAREHIMAGDFYQWKNSVVPVLRQRL
- a CDS encoding LptF/LptG family permease, translating into MTIIDKYIIKKYLGTFSFMLVLLSIVVLVIDVQQKIPRIQSATEFDPKLNLSYFLVHFYPFWIINLVMTFLSILVFISVIYFTSRMANNTEIVAVISSGASFHRFAKPYLLTSLLIAGISLVVNHFVLPWANIKKNELEAYTYNARNKEKVLGTAPASAQLSRTEYIFVNSWNKREQRGSGFIFQKFDKDRKMIYELKASDVYWDKDKKQFVLNNYLEKNVNKDNTEKLGNGTELRKSYGHSPEELFPNELLGQNKTTPELIRFINREKEKGNSNLNTHLNELYQRTSMPLSIIILTFLALSLSSQKKRGGLGINLAVGISLAFVFVFSFEALKVVSENKSMSPALAMWFPNIVFFPLAAYLYLKRANQ
- a CDS encoding biotin--[acetyl-CoA-carboxylase] ligase, which gives rise to MSQLFYLKECSSTNDEISKFLLYDDSDFISLHTFHQTQGRGQYGNTWAATAGKNLAYTLAVKTQNILVSDFMFNYYTAIIIRDFLANLTENEAKIKWPNDIILKNKKIVGILIEKKKINQNTYFIIGAGFNILQEKFDEISNAGSLFTQTGKHFDINQFTLSLHDFLVEKLQTIPSEREIMDSFNAYLFRKDEISVFELDEKRQNGIIRRADEKGELWIELEDGLQSFYHKEIKLLY
- the rsfS gene encoding ribosome silencing factor, which encodes MSKTAEKQALIDKIVEAIQDVKGEDIMIFDLSNIENSVAETFIICSGNSNTQVSALAGSVEKKVRNDLKDRPWHVEGTENSMWVLVDYVTVVVHIFQKEVREYYDIEELWGDAKITKIENEF